caggcacaggCCACCACAACCtggcttttatatgggtgcttGAAATTCCAAATCAGGTCTCCATgtttgccatctccccaggcaccacagacatctaaaaaaaaaaaaaaaaaaaaacagacaacacgactggaaagctggctcagcagtactgactgttcttccaggggtcctgagttcaattcccagcaactacaagatggctcacaaccatctgtaatgggctctaatgccctcttctggtgtgtctgaagacagctatggtgtattcatatacattaaataaataatagatctttaaaaataataataaaataatgtgaaCAGATGGGTAGATGTTGGGTAAACAGATTGATATATGATAAGACAAACTTATTAAATGGTTAATAACTGTAGAGACTCGGTATCAAGCATATGGCCATTGTTCTGgtttgaatatgaagtgtccccataggctcatgtgcttaatgcttggttcccagatggtggcactgtttggggaggctgTGGAATCTTTGCAGTGtacggccttgttggaggaagtaggtcaccaGAGATGTGTCCTTAGAAGTTATATTTTCCCCTGCCTTTCCTGTAtccctttcctctgctctctggccACCTCAGCACTTGCTGCAGCCATCGTGATCTGCCCAAGGATGCAGGACTAAGCAACTGTGAACAGAAGTTCCTGGAAGGAAGCCACACTTGCACTGGGGCTTCTGCAAGGCTGATTAATGGATTAGAACCTCTTTGTTGTGGAGGGGTGTGGAGAGGAGTGGAGGGGTTGGGGTGATACAGGCTTGGATAGGAGCTGTGTTTTTGAATTGGCATGACCATTGACTGGACCCTCTGAAACTCTGACCTCTTTCTGTCCTTGAGTTGTTTTCATGGATATCTTTGTCACAGCTACTGAAACCCAACCAACACAGCCATTTATTGTAGCTTTATCTCAGGTtcttaatatatttgaaatttttcaaggaagaaaggaagaaacaaagaaaggaggcagttctgatgctaaggttctgttccccaattggttcttgatctgctAGTAAAGGAAGCcttgggccaattgctgggcagaaggtacaGGCAGAACTTCCAGGTCCCAAAAGGAAAAGGTAGAtccagggaaggagaggaagaggtttTGCCAGGCTTTGAAGGGGAAGTAGCCATGTGAGGTCTCTGGAGGAGCTGGGGCCTGTGGTCACTACTACAGGCGAATGGTCAGGGATGTTTGGCAGGGTCTAGGTGGGACCAGCCACTGAAGTTTAGAacaggtgggaggaggggagataaaaatattattaagggcatgcttttccaggtgggagatagtagcacccagcaattgtATCCTAAGGCAAgttgaaaaaaagaacaaactgtGTTTATCTTTTGTCcaaggattcaagggaagctgggtgggggctggtagtaTGGTCACTTCCTGGAGCTAATAGAGTATAAAAGTACacacaacaagaaagaaagaaagaaagaaagaaagaaagaaagaaagaaagaaagaaagaaagaaagaaagaaagaatagagagaaagagagagagagagagagaaggaaggaagaaaagaaagaaagaaggaaggaaggaaagagagagagagaaagaaagaaggaaagaaagaaagagagagaaggagagaaagaaagaaagaaagaaagaaaggaaggaaggaagtaagaaagaaagaaagaaagaaagaaagaaagaaagaaagaaagaaaacaaaaattgaaagaaaactaGGCAACTGTTGTGGGGTTGGTAGGTAAGTAGAACCTTCTGACGTTGCCCAATATGGCAGCTACTACCTACTTGGTCAGTGAGGAGACATAGTCTGAGTTGAGATACTGTATGTGTTGTATGCACTCTGTATTCCAAAGATTTAGTACAGGAAAGAATGCAAATATATCATTACTAACTATTGTGACCATGTTCACACAttggcttttatatatatatgttccttctctcagcctctctggcACAGCTGACAAAAAGTTTGAAATGTGGCTTTTGCTGTGTTTCCACTTGTCCCAGTTTgccctctgttgctgtgataaaagaccatgaccaaaagcaacctgggaggaaagggttcatttgacTCACAGTTTCCTGCCACACCCCATCACTGaggaggtcagggcaggaactgaagcagagaccatggagggatgctattTACTGAcgtgttcctcatggcttgctcggcCTGCCCAGGGCTGTCATACTTCACAGTAGCCTAGGTGTCCCACATAAAgtattaatcaataaaatatcccCTATAAGCCAAATCTGGTGGAAGCATTTTCCCGGTTGAGAGtcactcttcccagatgaccctaacTTGTGTCACACAGACAAAAAGCTAGATGGCACCCCACTGAACAAAACCACAACTCACACCTGGTGCTCCAAGCTATGTCCTGTTCAGAGGGAAACAAAGGTAAGTCCAGCACAGTCACCGAAGTCAGAGAGCTGAAAATCCAGGACCAAGCCAAGTGACCCTGACAACAGCCTGTGATCTTTATCACTGGAAATCTCAGTgactgcctctctgaggacatcATTTGACACCTTTGGATATGGCCTGGACATAGCCACTTTCCTAGAGAGCGTTTGGAAACATGAGATACATCTAGACATGTCAGGAGGATGGAGTCCACACTTAGTGAGCAAGagccagagatggctcagtatccTCCAGTGGTGTGATGGTGCAGCAGAAGAGAGCCAGTCTGGTCCCTCTCCAAAGTACTACTGATGCACCTGTTGAGAAACCTAAGGTGGGGGAAGGCCTAACGTACTTGTTTTTGCCTCCTGCTTGAGGGCCCTGAAGCCAATTCAACcagtctttgtttgtttatttgtttatagtaTATTCTCAGGGGAAAGGGGGGAACACCTGGGGCAGTCAGAATACTGAAGAACTTGGTCCCATCAGGACATCCGTTTCATTATGAAGATCACCAAAAGCAATGTTCAATTAGCCCAGTCTAATTGACCTTCTGGGAGGTTGTCCCTGGGCTCAGCATGAAATGCCACAGCAGAGCACTTTCAGGAACAGCCCCCAGAGGAAGTGCTCTGGGAGCACGTCTGGAGCTCTGGGAGCTGGGGAGCATGATATACTTGGAGGTCCCCAAACTCATCAGCTCTTAGAAAGCACTGGCTGAAGCACGGGACAGGGTGTGAGCACTGGGGAGCACGGAATAGATGCCAGCCTGCAGAGGGATGCTGCAGTCTCTTCCCAGAACACCAGGAAGAAGGGGTtccaatcccagcattcctgcaGGGAGATAGGGATGGACACAAAAGGATCCCTGGAGGCTTGtcagccagctagcctggcacgTGGAGCAGAAAAACAACCTAGAAGCCccgtctcaaacaaggtggaaggtaaAGACTTctgaggttgtcctttgacctccacactcatGACATGGTGCAAACGCAtcagcattcacacacacaaataagaaaactcatggacgtgtgtgcatgcatgttgcaCATACCCAAATTCACCCTCCTTGCCCCCAAAATAGAAAATCTGAGTTTGTCCTTATTGTCAAGCTAGAAGAGGAACATCAATTTAGAAAATACCTCCATCGATTGTagacaagtctgtagggcatttgcttgagggcccagcccattgtgggtggggccaactctgggctagtggtcctgggttctataggaaagcaggctgaggaagccatggggagcaagccagtcagtaGCACCCTGCACagtctctgcattagctcctgcctccagctcctgcccTGTTCAAGTTTTTATCCCAACTTCTCTTTAAAAGTTGTAAGGTGAAATAAGCCCTCTCTTCCCCAGATAGTGTTTGCTCATGACGTCCTGTCTCCTCAGTAGAAAACCGACCAGAACAGCTTATACTCAGCAAAGAGGCTGAATTGGtaaagagaaaaaacacaagGCCCGTAGCTGGTGAATTTACcaaacatttaaagaaacaatAGCAATTCATCATAACCTGCTCAAAACATTAGGGACAAGGGACATTTAATGACAACTCACAGAATGCTCAAAGGTGTTGCAAAGAATCCATCTGACAAGGGACTCACACTTAGGACATGTGAAGAACTCACAGAAAGATAGATACCATCACCTAAAGATAAAATTTGAAGAACTAGTTCCTCAAAGATAAAAATCACCAATAAGCACAGAAAAGATGTCACTGGGACGGAAATAAAATCCAGGAGAGATCACTTCATTCTCTATTTTCACACAGCCAcaataaagaaggaggaggaggaagaggaagaggagaaggaggaggaaagaaggaaggaaggaaggagagagaggagagagagagagagagagagagagagagagagagagagagagagagaaggaatgaaagaaagaaagagttggaTATGAGCAAGAATTCCAAGGAGCCAGAAGCCTCGTGCACAGCTGCAAGGGTGCAAAATTAGGCAGCTGCCTTGGAAAAGAGCCCAGTAGTTCCTCAACACATGAAAGAGAATTTCCATAAGACTGCCGCTTTGCTCCTAGAAAGAAGCCCAAGGAAAGGAAGCGCTGCCACCCCTCAAGCTCAGCGCCCTTAGAGGTATTGTTTATAACGGTCAGGAGACAGGCACAGTCCAAACTAATGAATAACCAGCCAAACAGCATATCCTGACATTCTTCTCGTAGTTTAGCCAAGCATGCCATGGCAGCACTTGtgtgaggtcaaaggacaacttgtgggagtcagatTTCTTTGtccaccatgtgtgtcccagCAATGGAAATCTGCACTCGCCTGCAGCAAGCCTTACCTGAGGAGCTACCGACCCActttctgtcttcctgcctccctcccacctcaccccctgtctcccacctcacctcctccctctcttcctctcactgcTCCTTTCTCCTTATTTTATATTGCTAGGGTTGGCCTAGAACgcctggcaatcctcctgcctcacctccaaGTGCAGAGATTACAGACCTGGTTATTAGGAAGTATTCCTCAACTGTGCCTTCTGACTTGGTAACCTTCTTTTAACATAAGCCTTTTTAAAATGGCAGAATAgttcttcttttgttttcctagttatttgtttgtttgtttgtttgtttacttatttagctgtcctggctgccctggaactcgctgcgtaaaccaggctggcctcgaacgctcagagatctacctgcctctgcctcccgagtactgagattaaaggagtgcgccaccatgGCCTGACTCACATTCTCTAGCTGGCTTTTCTTTCATTCTGATTTATGACTGTTctgtggatgaaaaaaaaaatctattcttatCCCTATGACTCGTCAATCACATGGCTTCAAgtcttctgcttgttttgtcttcttCAATGTTAATTCTTTGTTGGGTCTGGTTTTCCTCCTCTGGTGCTGACTTTCTTGAGTGCATTCTGCTTCTTATTGGTAGGGTATTTTCTTATCAAGGATTTCCTACCTCTCACTTTGCACCTCTTTGTGACTGTGATTTGCATGCACATACTGTGTCCAGAAGTCATTATGAGGGGCTGGAGGAGCTACTGGGGGCACAGCCATCACCTGAGCTCTCCCTTCCCCCAGAGATCCTTCAGTCTCAGATGACAATGGTCCCCTGAGGCCCTTCCTGTCCCTGCCGCCCTGGGCTGACCactgcccgcctgcctgcctggcaCAGCAGCTTTCTCCTTCCTTGCCTGTGGCTTCTCCCAACTCATCTGGTTGCCATTTTCCAGGAATTCCTCAGTATTTCTggccagctggtggcactgtctCTTGTTTTTCAAACTCGTTGGAAATCTCTTTGTTTAACTATGTACAAATTCTACCTTCTACAGCTTTTCAGAAAGGTTTCCAAACAGTCTGGGGCAGCAGACGCAAGAGCTTCTTCTCTGAACCAGAAGTCGGGACATAGTTTTCTAATTTGTGAGTTTACTAATAGGAAAAGCCATCCTGGTTCATAAAGTGAAATTATATTTGAGGGTTTGCTTTATTGAAAATGACATCTGGTGCAGCTGGCTGGTTAGCTCAGGGGTGGGGCACTTGCCTGGCGAGTGTGGGGCCTGACTCAAGCATCAGCGCTgcaaaggaagggaaaatggaaGATGATGTGAAATCATCATAAGGTTTAAAGAACAGGATCTGTTGGTGAGGGCTTGGGAAACCTAgatgtttttatcttttatttattcgtACAGTGTGTCTTGATCACATCCCCTCCTCACCCTtcgtgtgtaagtgtgtgcactctttccccctcctccctttctcccctctcctctccccccccccccccaccgttgGAAAGCTGACTGATCTAGTTGGCTTGCTCTTGCACGGGTCTTGAGCAGGTAGTAACCACAGCAAGTTCGTGAGTGCAGCACCAtgacatttctagaagacaaCAGTTTACATCCTCTAGTTCTTCCTAGAAGGCTGCAATGATCTGGATGCAAGTTGCAGATACGTCTCTCTTCGGGGGTTCCTAGTATTGAGAGACTAGTAGAGCCCCAGAGGCCATATGGACAATCAACCAAGAACACCCAGATTTTATGTCTTCCCTATTCCTAGATTCAAGATTCCTGCTGCCATAGTAATTGATCAGGCCCTGAGCATCCCAGTCCAGAATTTTACTGGGTTTCCAGCCCCATCATCAAAGGTCATGAGCATTGGCTTGGTGGCCACCAGGGGGAGCCTGGGAGCTGGTCAGCTCACCTCCCCTCTCTCAGACTGATAACGCAGAATGAGAATCAACAGCAGGAGGAAATAGAGAATTCATTCACACCCAAAAATACTGCTGTAAATCACGTTGTTGACATACAAGAAGAGTCATgtgatcaaaacaaaacatattaacGGAGGAACAATGTTCATGCATAAGAAAACTTGATTTTTGTAAAGATATCAAGTCCCACCCCAAACCAGCCAATCAATCACCAACAAGGTCCCAGAAGACTTTTCATGAAATATGACAAGCTGACTGCAAAATTCCTGTGAGAAAGAAATGTGCAAGAATAGCCAAAGAATTGTCGAAAGGGGCTGACAGGGCTGAGGGCTGACTTATAGCGGCTTAAAGGTGTTTGTCTACTGTAAAGTGACCATAGAAGTTAAAACATTGTAGTGTGCGAACGGGAAGAGGCATTTCTTTAGAATAGACTACTGTGTccaaaaacagacacacaagtaCCTGTGAAATTAGTGTATGACGaagataacttaaaaaaaaaaaaaaaaaaagcatgatcttgccatatagcccaggctggctccgaACTTCCCCAAAGTGGCCCTTTAGGTCAGTGATACGACCGTCTTTCTAATAAATTCTGTTACAGGAAGTAAATAAGCTTTACTCAGTGCAGAGAAGATATCATCTAAAAAAGAGCGGAAGAGAAAAACAAGTTGAAAAGGCAGAGGAATGAAGATCACCATGAGttgcaggctagcctgggctagctacagagtgagattctgtctcgAAAGAAccacaacagaaaaaaagttaAGTTATCAGGAAAAAGTACTTTTAAAGTGTATTTATAACTTGAAGACATGAACAGgcaaaaaatagagagagagagagaaagctgtgtGCTCCAAAGAATTGAACATCGATGTAACAAAATATAGCAGTAAAAGGTTAAAAAACATGGggtgaagaaattaagaaatcaaGACATGGCTCACAGACATGTGCTCGCAGGCAACATgccaatgtgcataaaataaaatggaaataaatctcttttaaaaatcaaacaacaacagcaaaaaaaaaaaaaaaaaaaaaaaaaaatccagtcccAAAATAAAGCGTGGGTTCTTGGTTTTTGTCAGAGGCAGGGAATCAAACCCTGTGTCTAGAAGAGGAGGCTGTGCTTTAAGCCACACCCTCCCACACACCTTAGAACACTTGAAAGAGACCCCTAAGCCATCAAAGGAATGGACCCTAGAAGCCAGGAACTTCAGTGAAGACGCATCACAGGGGTGCCGTGAGTACAGGGCAGAGGAACtgggtggaggcagaggccacTGGCCACCTGGGCACACTTGTTCTGCACTGACCAAGAATAAGTGACACAGTGAACCAtggccatccttctgcctcagtaaAGGACACTGGGCTGCCTCTGGACCTCGCTACAGCAATCTCTTGTCCATACAGTGTGTCTCAGTCAAGACAGTCTTCAAGCAATGGCCCGTTCAGATAGCCAAAACAAGACAGTGTCACTTGTTTCTCCATCCAGTGCCTCCCTTGTTACACCCcagattttataattttgtaagcTCTTGATGAGTGCTGACCCAAGACCCCCCTCACACCTACCTGGGGGGCCGCAGTGTTTATTTTTTGCTCACTTGTTTTTCGGTTTAATTTGTGAACTTATTGAAATTGCTTGTGTATTCATTAATTATGAACTCATTAAGCACCTAGCCATTCATTGATTTTTCTTGTAAGTGTTCCTGGGCCAATTCTGGCTGGGGACTGACCTGCAAGCATGAATTCCTGATCCCTGTGTcactttctccaatttttttttacactaattAAGCGCTCTAACTAGACTGCAGACTTGCTAGTGTAATTGGGTCTTTGGGACATCCTCCCTGAAGCACCCCAAAGTTTGTTAACTGGGCacatttcctctcttctcttcaggTGGCCTTGGGGATTGTGCGTCCCTTGGTACACAGAGCACTTCGAACCGTGCCACCTCCATTTGGCCCACTTGCTCCCTAGAAGAGTGTCAGCCAGAAGAACACTGAGATCTGCCCAAAATGGAGAGCCTCTCCTGCCTGCAGTAAGCCACCGAGATCTGTCCACCCTTGATCTCACCAGAATGTACTAATTCCACCTACTTCAGAGACTCCCGCTGAGTTCTCAGCCCTTAAAATAATTCTGCCAAATTCTAAATGTTACACTTAATTTTATCAACTTGCAAACTCTTCATGAattcctcaaaaataaaactaggCATGTTTCCATGGTTTGGAAAGACAAGCTGAAGTGAAACTTCTTCCAGGGAGCCAGAGTACAGATCGGGAGGAGGCCAGAGGTGAGACACAGGTTTGGGCAGAGGAAATGAAGGGTGGAGAGCCCAGAGGAACCACTGGGGCCTTGGCTTCCCATTGTCATTCACTGTGCTACTggtcctctctgggcctcagtttccccaagtgTAAAGGATCCAGCTGATGTGCAAGGTCTGCAAGAGCGTCTCCCTGGGCTGCAAGTCCAGGGTCCAGAACTGGCCAGTTGGCCCTTCCATTTGCGTTGGTCCTAATTGTTGCAGGAAGACAGCAAGAAGCTAGCTCGAGCCATGACTTGGCCTTCAGAATgtaaaggaggagaggaaaggaggtgGCATCCCTGTGGCCTGGGAGGGGCGGCAGCAGACAGGAAGTGAGAAAGGTGGGTGTCATCCCAAAGCTACAACACAAGGCTGTGGAACACCAAGGGAGGAGGCAGACTGGCTTAAGAGGTGAAGAAAGGCTTACTCTGTGAACTGGGTTTTAGGGAGCAGTGggtcaggagagaggagacaggaaggactCTGTGGATCCACAGACAGAGCTCTCTGTCCTGTtgtcctcctttcttcccagctGTAGGAaaaaaggcagagctggagagactcTTCTTTCGCACAGACGTTAGGAAGCAGACAGAACACACAGTTGGTTTTGTCAGCTTGTCCCAGGCTTCTCTGTAACCCCCACCCTCGGGGCTGATCCTTCCTAATGACTCCCCTGCACCCCTCGACAAGCTGTGGTCTTTATGTATCTCCTCTAGACATGAGGTCATCCTGCCTAGCTCAGGAAAGCACGTTGGCCATAGATCCTAAAGTCTGCCAGTCtcggtgtgtgtggggggggggcggcggaggaggagagagagagagagagagagagagagagagagagagagagagagagagagttctattTACATACACTTATGTCCGTTTGTGAATGGCCACACATGAGCCTATGTGTAGGATGGACACTCACAGGTGGATATGGACTGGTGTTTTAGACGGGTGTTCACACTCAGTTGCATGTATGCACAGGaggtgacgtgtgtgtgtgtgtgtgtgtgtgtgtgtgtgtgtgtgtgtgtgtgtgtgtgtgtgtgtgttccagcacCTAGCCCAGGGCCTCAGCTGCCGATGCTGCCTAGCGACTGAAGGGATGAACTGCAGTATGTGCAACCATGTGAAGAGGAGCCCAGGACTTACTCCAGTCACTGGAGCTTCAAGAGAAGACAGGACCATCTCTGCGCCTTGTCCCAATCCTGACACAGTGCTTGTCTCTGATGGAACTCTGCCAGAAGAAAGGCCCCACCAAACACCTCAGAGAATCCCCACTGAATTTGGTGGGGAGCTTGCAGCTCATCCTCCTCCTGACCCCAGGGCGATGTGGACAGAGTGATGCCGAGACCAGAGCTTCTACCTGAGGCTCTTGCTGCAGAAGTGGCCATTGATTTCCAGAGGTGAGGCTAGCGTAGGACTGAGGTCTGGACTCTGTTACTACTGTGCGAGAAGAGGGAATGTCCAGCAGGACCACTTAGCCTTGACTCTTGAGGTATGTTAGAAGCCCAGAGAGACCCTTCATGTGCCCCCTCACAAAAAAGAAGTTTGTATGTCTCGTAGGGCAtacaggcagagggaggagagggcaggcaTGGAAGGGTGGAAAGCCTACCTGGGAAGGGTTTAGAGTCAGTACCTGGAAGCACCCATGTGCTCAGTTGTTCTGCTAGTGCCTAGCATGGTGCTTGGTTGTCCTAAGTACACTTCTTGGTTTTTGGAAAGATTAAACAAGGAGCAAGTAAAAAGGAGGAGACGGTCTCCAGCTGGAGAGACAAGGAAGAGCTGGATCTGGGCACGATGGTTCCTGCTAAGGCAGCATCATCTCAGGTACTCCGACACTGAAGAAGGGTTTAAACttgatatttttttgttgttttattttgttgggttttttttgttttgttttgtttttgtttgatttacttgtttgtttttttgctggTGAGAGTATTgtggagaggaagcaggaggatgcCCATCTAGGGCAGCAGATGTTTGGGGCTTGTTGGAGGCAAATCTCAATTTCATATGGTTACATGTTACAATGCTGGGAAGACATCTACTGCAgacttaccccccacccccacccccccagcagcTACTGTGTGAGCTCAGTTTCTGCCACTAGAGAGCTCACAGAGGAAGCAACTTCTAAAGCTTCAGCCCACACAAAGCTGAGCAGCTCtgctgtggggggaggggtgtttcCACGCACAGGCCTAGAGACCAGCAGCAGCTCCCCGAGACACAAAGCATAgggtgtgtggagaccagagctgGCCTGAAGAGACAAACCAGACCCCTACCGCCGAGGGATGAATGAGCGGGACATTCCAGATAGTGGGAACAGCGTAAGTAATGGCTCAGAGACTGTCTGAAAGACAGGAGGCTCTTCAGAGACATTCTAGCTGAAAGTGTGGTGCATGGGCCAGTAAGTAGATCTGCAGCCCCACACAGACCCGCTGAGCCAGAAACGCTGTGGGGAGAACAAGGTGTGTTTTGACAGCCTTCCAAGTGAGTCCAGCGAGTGCTCAAGCGTGAGGACCTCTGATCCGACTCCTCAGCTCCCAGAGTCTGTTCGTTGTCACCTGTTTGTGATGGGTTAAGTGTGGGAAGGGGATCTAGGGTCATGAGTTTGGGAGGCACATGATCTACTTTGCTTTTGGAGAGCTACCGATAAACACTAGACAAGTCCTCCAGTAAAGCCCTCTGTTTCCATTCAGCATTGGCTCCCAGTGATCCTTCAGACTGTCTACTCATCCCTCCAAGAACAGTCTCTTTTAGGGAAGCACTTCTCCTTTCTCACACGGATGAACTGAGGGTGAGGAGTCTGTCCCAAGGTCACAGAAAGCGTGGCCAAGCTGGAAAGGACCTTAACAATCTCTGTGGTCCTACAACCCGCACCCTCTGTCCTCCTGCCCCATCTGTGTATCCAACCAGAAGCCTGCAGTATGGAGCCCAACAACAAGACAGCAATCTCCGAGTTCATCTTGAAGGGATTTTCTGGCTACCCAGCCCTGGAGCACCTACTCTTTCCTCTGTGCTCAGTCATGTACCTGGTGACCCTGCTGGGGAACACGGCCATTGTGGTGGTGAGCAAACTGGATGCCCGCCTACACACGCCCATGTACTTTTTCCTGGGTAATCTTTCCATTTTGGACATCTGCTACACGACTACTTTTGTACCCCTGATGCTGGTCCACCTCCTGTCATCCCGGAAGACCATCTCCTTTACTGGCTGTGCCATCCAGATGTGTCTGAGCCTCTCCACAGGCTCCACCGAGTGCCTGCTGCTTGCCAttatggcctatgaccgctatttGGCCATTTGCCAGCCACTCAGGTACCCCGTGCTCATGGGCCACAGGCTCTGCCTGATGCTGGCAGGAACCTCCTGGGTGCTCTGCCTCTTCAAGTCAGTGACAGAGACAGTCATCGCCATGAGGCTGCCCTTCTGTGGCCACCACGTGATCAGACACTTCACCTGTGAGATCCTGGCCGTGCTGAAGCTGGCTTGTGGCGACACGTCAGTCAGCGATGCCTTCCTGCTGGTGGGGGCCATCCTCCTGCTGCCTATACCCCTGACCCTCATCTGCCTGTCCTACGTGCTAATCC
Above is a window of Arvicanthis niloticus isolate mArvNil1 chromosome 5, mArvNil1.pat.X, whole genome shotgun sequence DNA encoding:
- the Or13j1 gene encoding olfactory receptor 13J1 yields the protein MEPNNKTAISEFILKGFSGYPALEHLLFPLCSVMYLVTLLGNTAIVVVSKLDARLHTPMYFFLGNLSILDICYTTTFVPLMLVHLLSSRKTISFTGCAIQMCLSLSTGSTECLLLAIMAYDRYLAICQPLRYPVLMGHRLCLMLAGTSWVLCLFKSVTETVIAMRLPFCGHHVIRHFTCEILAVLKLACGDTSVSDAFLLVGAILLLPIPLTLICLSYVLILATILRVPSATGRRKAFSTCSAHLAVVLLFYSTIIFMYMKPKSKEVHISDQVFTVLYAVVTPMLNPIIYSLRNKEVKEAAKKAWESRWACR